The Pelotomaculum isophthalicicum JI genomic interval TACCTGGGTGGAAAGTTTGCCCAGAAAAAACCGCTCGGTATTACCGCGCAAATTACTTTTGAACAATTATATGACGGTGTAGAGGGAGACAGCGCTTCCAGTGCCGAACTTTACGCGATTCTATCCAGCTTGTCAGGACTTCCTCTTAAGCAGTGTTTGGCGGTTACTGGTTCAGTTAATCAGTTCGGTGAGATTCAGCCAATTGGCGGAGCGACCGAAAAGATAGAAGGTTTCTTTGATATCTGTAAAGCAAGAGGTTTATCAGGAGAACAGGGTGTAATAATACCGATTCAAAATTTAGAAAATTTAATGCTGAAGGAAGAAATCCTTGATGCTGTGAATGAAGGTAAATTCCATATATACGCGGTTAAAGATATTGAAGAAGGCATTGAACTATTAAGTGGAGTTGCAGCGGGAAAAATGATGGAAGACGGTACCTACCCCAAGGGTAGTGTTATGGACCTGGTCGAACAAAAGATTAATGAGAATAACAATTAGTTACCCACAAAAGTTTAGAGACAGATAAATAGGTGACGGCAAAACTGAAGGAATAGTTATGTTTGCCGGCTCTCAAATAGCTTAAGTAATGCTTTACCAGACGCATCTTCTGGTGAATCCGAAAAAATTTCTATTGATTCATCTTTGTAATACCATTGATTGCTCTCTTTAATATAACCAAGGACGAAGTCTTTTTTAGCTCTTATTCTTAGTTCATCGAGCAGCCTGCCAAGACGGGGCAGCCATACCAGTTCACCCATTTCCCGGAGGGATAAGACTATTTTTCTCTCTCTTTCATGGCGGGAGATAATTGGTTCAATAATTTCTTCGCCTGCTTCACCGAAAACAATTGTAAGGTCACCTACTCTAGGTTCCCATGATAAGTACTTGGCCAGTTGCTTGGCCAGAGATAAGCTGAGCACCGTATAACCCCCTTAATTTATAGCTAAATAATTAACGGGTGATAATGATAAATGAATTATAACACAGAATCTAATAAATTTCTTTAAAGTATACTGAGGTTGTTTAATAGTTTGTCATACCCTTTTTTAGCGGTTTGATAGGGGTCTGTGATGAATACCGGTATCTATTTTATATATTTTTGGTCCAGCCCGGCAACGAAAACGAGGATCTTGGCTACCGCTTCATATAATTCCGGTGGTATCTCTTTTCCGATTCCCAGGTCGTACAAGGTTTTGGCCAGAGATTGGTCGCGGTACACCGGTACTCCGGTTTTTTTAGCTATCTCTTTGATCTTTTGCGCTTTTAGTCCTTTACCGGCAGCTACCACTATTGGCGCGCCATCTTTGCCTGGTTCATAGCGCAGAGCGGTGGCAATTTCTTTCCGTAAATCTTCCATAGTACTTACCTCAAATTTCTCTATTGAGCAAGTAAGCTTCAAACTTAGGGAGCAATTCATTTGTAAGCCCGCCAAGACCTGCGCGGGCCTGGCTGGTTAAGGATACTTCATTAAATCCGATTTCCTTTAAGGCGTCTCTTATTGGAGAGAAATTTTCCCGAAGGATTTTACTGGAATTTTCGTTTTCAGTAAAATATTTGACAGATAAAAAATTGTTTCTCCATGACAGATTTATCCAGATGTGGCCCATATTATCAGTATCGATGTGAACAAATATTTCTGTAACCGGCCTGTCAACGGTTGCGGAATCGGCCGCGTTTCTCTCGTTTAACCTGGCAAAAAATCTGGCTTCCGGAAAAAGCTCAGAACGCAGGGGCAGGGGGGTAAAGGCCGGTGAGTTGACAGTTGGTTCTATGATTTGCTTGGTTTCAACTCGCGTTGGTAACTTTTCAGGCTGGCTGTTATCCAGCGCTTCAAGCACTTTCTTGCCAAGAGCCATCGCATCACGTGTGCTTGCGGCGCCTTCCGGCTTAGGTGCGGGTGACACCTTGCTGATATTACGGTTGGTCATTTCAAAAAGTAAATTGGTTAATAAATTAATATTCATTGCTGCCAACCCCTTTCGATTAATCAGCCTATTTAAACAATCGACTCATCTATACTTTTTGTGAAGGGGGTAAGTTTTTAATAAAAAGGATTATAATGACAGAAGGAGAATGAATAAGATAGAGAATTTGGTGGTGTCTTAATGGATTTGCCGGTTATATTTACTACAGCTTTCATAATAGGCTTTTCGGGGGCTATGGTACCAGGGCCGTTGCTGACTGTGGCGATTGGTGAGAGTTTCCAATTGGGTTTTATCGCCGGTCCTTTGCTAATGCTTGGGCACGGACTTCTAGAAATAGCCCTGATCTTCGCGCTTGCCGGCGGACTCTCGGTTTTCTTGACTCAAACCCTTGTATCGCATATCATTGCAATAGCCGGGGGAATTTTCCTTGTTTATATGGGCTATGGAATAGCCAAGGACGCTTACATAGGGAAATTTTCATTTAACTTACAACAGGAAGATACAGGATCTGAGAGCACGGTAATAAGTGAGTCAAGTGCAGTTGCTGTTGGGAAAAGGAGAATGCGCGTTGTTGCGATGGGTATTCTGGTCAGTCTTTCTAATCCATACTGGACGATTTGGTGGGCGACTGTCGGTCTGGCTTATATAACTATGTCTTTGAACAGCGGTTATACCGGTCTAACAGTTTTTTTTACAGGGCATATCCTGGCTGATTTCACTTGGTACAGCCTGGTGGCCGCGGTAGTGGCCGGCGGCAGAAAGTTTTTAAGCGGTGGTGTGTACAAGGGTGTTCTTTTAGTCTGCGGCGTTTTTATGATTGGGCTGGGAGGCTACTTTCTTTACAATGGCCTTTTTGCATGAACATTTTAGCTTGCGGTAAAAATAAACCATGATAAAAAGGAGGAAGAATACTGTTATGTCAATAGTATATTGCGGAATATGCCCGCACCCGCCGATTGCCGTGCCGGAAGTTGGCCGGGAAGAATCCAAAAAGGTTGTTGCGACCCAACAGGCGCTTGTTGAATTGGGTAGGCGGGTTAAACAAAGCGGTGCCGAGACGGTCGTAATAATATCCCCGCATGCTCCGCTTTTTCGGGATGTGATTGCGATTAACCGGGTACCGGAGTTAATAGGGGATCTGGCAAGTTTTAGGGCGGGAGAACTAAAGT includes:
- a CDS encoding flagellar hook-length control protein FliK, with protein sequence MNINLLTNLLFEMTNRNISKVSPAPKPEGAASTRDAMALGKKVLEALDNSQPEKLPTRVETKQIIEPTVNSPAFTPLPLRSELFPEARFFARLNERNAADSATVDRPVTEIFVHIDTDNMGHIWINLSWRNNFLSVKYFTENENSSKILRENFSPIRDALKEIGFNEVSLTSQARAGLGGLTNELLPKFEAYLLNREI
- a CDS encoding LysE family transporter — its product is MDLPVIFTTAFIIGFSGAMVPGPLLTVAIGESFQLGFIAGPLLMLGHGLLEIALIFALAGGLSVFLTQTLVSHIIAIAGGIFLVYMGYGIAKDAYIGKFSFNLQQEDTGSESTVISESSAVAVGKRRMRVVAMGILVSLSNPYWTIWWATVGLAYITMSLNSGYTGLTVFFTGHILADFTWYSLVAAVVAGGRKFLSGGVYKGVLLVCGVFMIGLGGYFLYNGLFA
- a CDS encoding EscU/YscU/HrcU family type III secretion system export apparatus switch protein produces the protein MEDLRKEIATALRYEPGKDGAPIVVAAGKGLKAQKIKEIAKKTGVPVYRDQSLAKTLYDLGIGKEIPPELYEAVAKILVFVAGLDQKYIK